The following are encoded together in the Poseidonibacter lekithochrous genome:
- a CDS encoding proline--tRNA ligase — translation MKFSRMFMPTTKETPSDATLVSHQFLIRGGFISQSGAGLYDFLPLGKIVLDKIRAVVKEEMDNTGANEMLCSFVTPMSYWEQSGRNLTMGNELLRFKDRKHGEYVLSPTNEESVVNMVKNRITSYKNLPVNLYHINLKFRDEARPRFGLMRGREFLMKDAYSFHDSAECLQKEFEVMEEAYKRIYTRLGLDFRVVDADSGAIGGSGSKEFHVLANSGEDTIVVCPDCEYGANIEAATRKPNTKESLETAELTKVETPNCKTIEEVSTFLNADSYYSMKAVIKKAIFEESNEVVVFFVRGCDELEETKACNSIGALELEDANDDDIAKAGLVAGYCGIVDLPEGIKVVVDQELKNDNNLVCGANEENYHLTGVDLTSMEDLSFSDLITVQEGDSCSCCGGKLEYTKGIEAGHIFQLGTKYSEAMDAKFLDANGKTQPFVMGCYGVGVSRLVAAVIEQHHDEKGCIWTKETAPFLVDVIVSNAKKDEELDAGMKIYEGLKAAGISTIIDDRKKERFGFKIGDFELIGFPYAIVIGKKLQDGMVEIVDRKTGDKTDVSLEEAVSKLSELLK, via the coding sequence ATGAAATTTAGCAGAATGTTTATGCCAACAACTAAAGAAACACCAAGTGATGCAACACTAGTTTCTCATCAATTTTTAATCAGAGGAGGATTTATTTCTCAGTCTGGTGCAGGACTTTATGATTTTTTACCTTTAGGAAAAATTGTTTTAGACAAAATTAGAGCAGTTGTTAAAGAAGAAATGGATAATACAGGTGCAAATGAAATGTTATGTTCTTTTGTAACTCCAATGTCTTACTGGGAGCAATCAGGTAGAAACCTAACAATGGGTAATGAACTTCTAAGATTTAAAGATAGAAAACATGGGGAATATGTATTATCTCCAACAAATGAAGAATCAGTAGTAAATATGGTAAAAAATAGAATTACTTCATATAAAAATTTACCTGTTAATCTTTACCACATTAACTTAAAATTCAGAGATGAAGCAAGACCAAGATTTGGACTTATGAGAGGTAGAGAATTCTTAATGAAAGATGCTTATTCTTTCCATGATTCAGCAGAGTGTTTACAAAAAGAATTTGAAGTAATGGAAGAAGCTTACAAAAGAATCTATACTAGATTAGGTTTAGACTTTAGAGTTGTTGATGCTGATTCTGGTGCTATTGGTGGTTCTGGTTCAAAAGAATTCCATGTTCTTGCAAATTCAGGAGAAGATACTATTGTTGTATGTCCTGATTGTGAATATGGTGCAAACATTGAAGCAGCTACTAGAAAACCAAATACAAAAGAATCTCTTGAAACAGCAGAGTTAACAAAAGTTGAAACTCCTAATTGTAAAACAATTGAAGAAGTAAGCACTTTCTTAAATGCTGATTCTTACTACTCAATGAAAGCAGTAATCAAAAAAGCTATCTTTGAAGAATCAAACGAAGTAGTTGTATTCTTTGTAAGAGGATGTGATGAACTTGAAGAGACTAAAGCTTGTAATTCTATTGGGGCTTTAGAGCTTGAAGATGCAAATGATGATGATATTGCAAAAGCTGGATTAGTTGCTGGTTATTGTGGAATTGTAGATTTACCAGAAGGTATTAAAGTAGTTGTTGATCAAGAGTTAAAAAATGATAATAATCTTGTTTGCGGTGCAAATGAAGAAAACTATCATTTAACTGGTGTTGATTTAACTTCAATGGAAGATTTAAGCTTCTCTGACTTAATTACTGTTCAAGAAGGTGATTCTTGTTCTTGTTGTGGTGGAAAACTTGAATACACTAAAGGTATTGAAGCTGGACATATCTTCCAATTAGGAACAAAATATAGTGAAGCTATGGATGCTAAATTCTTAGATGCTAATGGAAAAACTCAACCTTTCGTAATGGGATGTTATGGAGTTGGTGTTTCTAGATTAGTAGCTGCTGTAATTGAACAACATCATGATGAAAAGGGTTGTATCTGGACTAAAGAAACAGCTCCATTTTTAGTAGATGTAATTGTATCAAATGCTAAAAAAGATGAAGAATTAGATGCTGGAATGAAAATCTATGAAGGCTTAAAAGCAGCAGGAATTTCTACTATTATTGATGATAGAAAAAAAGAAAGATTCGGATTTAAAATAGGTGATTTCGAACTTATTGGATTCCCTTATGCAATCGTAATTGGTAAAAAATTACAAGACGGTATGGTAGAAATCGTTGATAGAAAGACTGGCGATAAAACAGATGTATCTTTAGAAGAGGCTGTATCTAAGCTTTCAGAGCTTCTTAAATAA
- a CDS encoding mechanosensitive ion channel family protein: MEKNVENVTNTISSYIPENIVEILGGYAFSLIMALVIFLVGKWLARKITNLLVTVLRKVKGMDETLIKFLENIVYYILMIVVILTALSELGVETTSFLAILGAAGLAIGLALKDSLGNFASGVMIILFKPFKVGDVVNAAGVTGSVSEVGIFNSVFITPDNQKIIIPNGAITSGSITNINAHTTRRVDLVVGIGYDDDIKKAKEVLNDIVSSNEKVLVDRGITVAVSELADSSVNFVVRAWVNTPDYWDVKFGLTESVKLRFDEENISIPYPQQDLHLHKND, encoded by the coding sequence ATGGAAAAAAATGTTGAAAATGTAACTAATACAATTAGTTCATATATTCCAGAAAATATTGTTGAAATATTAGGTGGATATGCATTCTCTTTAATTATGGCATTAGTTATTTTCTTAGTAGGAAAATGGTTAGCTAGAAAAATCACAAACTTATTAGTAACTGTTCTTAGAAAAGTTAAAGGTATGGACGAAACTCTAATTAAATTTTTAGAGAATATTGTTTATTACATCTTAATGATTGTTGTTATTTTAACAGCATTATCAGAACTAGGCGTTGAAACTACTTCATTCTTAGCAATTCTAGGTGCTGCTGGTTTAGCTATTGGTTTAGCATTAAAAGACTCTCTTGGTAACTTTGCATCTGGTGTTATGATTATATTATTCAAACCTTTCAAAGTTGGAGATGTTGTAAATGCAGCTGGTGTTACTGGTTCTGTTTCAGAAGTTGGTATTTTTAACTCTGTATTTATTACTCCTGATAACCAAAAAATCATTATTCCAAATGGTGCAATTACTAGTGGTTCAATCACTAATATCAATGCTCATACAACTAGAAGAGTGGATTTAGTGGTTGGTATTGGTTATGATGATGACATTAAAAAAGCAAAAGAAGTATTAAATGATATTGTATCTTCTAATGAAAAAGTATTAGTTGATAGAGGTATCACTGTTGCTGTTTCAGAACTTGCTGATTCATCTGTAAACTTTGTAGTTAGAGCTTGGGTTAATACTCCTGATTATTGGGATGTAAAATTTGGTTTAACAGAATCTGTTAAGTTAAGATTTGATGAAGAGAATATTTCTATTCCTTATCCACAACAAGACCTTCATTTACATAAGAATGATTAA
- a CDS encoding CCA tRNA nucleotidyltransferase produces the protein MINLPVVLQTILKDLQTIGAKPVVVGGCVRDTLLGIECKDYDIEIFLVDSLELIEKTLSKHGSVKLVGKSFGVLILSVDGYDFDFALARTEKKIGNSHQDFEVTTNGNLSFTEASLRRDFTINAIGYDYFEDKILDPHNGIQDLENKTLKHIKDETFVEDSLRVYRAIQFSARFGFSLDNKTFELCKKIVDSDELKYLANERVYEEFKKLFLKSKKPSIGFELMKNLGVLKYFPELEVLVACEQDEEYHPEGDVWIHTLMTIDELSRIVKEQKIEDEYRILYLFYGILCHDLGKPFCTEKTDEGRVTSHKHEALGIEPTISFLSRLTNEKKFIDIVCTLVKNHLAPFQLYLAESSLKAVKRLSLKVNIEDLCIVCLADCLGRDIKDKEKCPKATSWLLEKAKELNIQNEALKPFVQGRDLIALGLKPSKEFKEILDFAFDLQIDENMDKENILLSLRDKYNL, from the coding sequence ATGATTAATCTTCCTGTAGTTTTACAAACTATTCTAAAAGACTTACAAACAATTGGTGCTAAGCCAGTTGTTGTAGGTGGATGTGTTAGAGATACATTATTAGGAATAGAGTGTAAAGATTATGATATAGAAATTTTTTTAGTAGACTCTTTGGAGCTTATTGAAAAAACTTTAAGTAAACATGGTAGTGTTAAACTTGTAGGTAAATCCTTTGGAGTTTTAATACTTAGTGTTGATGGATATGATTTTGATTTTGCACTTGCAAGAACAGAAAAGAAAATAGGTAATTCACACCAAGATTTTGAAGTAACTACTAATGGTAATCTTTCTTTTACAGAAGCTAGTTTAAGAAGAGATTTTACTATTAATGCCATTGGGTATGATTATTTTGAAGACAAAATTCTTGACCCTCATAATGGAATACAAGACCTAGAAAATAAAACTCTAAAACATATCAAAGATGAAACTTTTGTTGAAGACTCTCTTCGTGTTTATAGAGCTATACAATTTTCTGCTAGATTTGGATTTTCATTAGATAATAAGACTTTTGAATTATGTAAAAAAATAGTAGATAGTGATGAATTGAAATATTTAGCAAATGAAAGAGTATATGAAGAGTTTAAAAAACTATTTTTAAAATCAAAAAAACCCTCAATTGGATTTGAACTTATGAAAAATTTGGGAGTGCTAAAGTATTTTCCTGAATTAGAAGTTTTAGTAGCTTGTGAACAAGATGAAGAGTATCATCCCGAAGGTGATGTATGGATTCATACTTTAATGACTATTGATGAGCTTTCACGTATTGTAAAAGAGCAAAAAATAGAAGACGAATATAGAATACTTTATTTATTTTATGGAATTCTTTGTCATGACTTAGGAAAGCCATTTTGCACAGAGAAAACAGATGAGGGAAGGGTAACTTCACATAAACATGAAGCTTTAGGAATTGAACCTACAATCTCTTTCTTATCAAGACTTACAAATGAAAAAAAGTTTATTGATATTGTTTGTACTTTAGTTAAAAATCACTTAGCTCCATTTCAATTATATTTAGCAGAATCATCATTAAAAGCAGTGAAAAGATTATCTTTAAAAGTAAATATTGAAGACTTATGTATTGTATGTCTTGCTGATTGTTTAGGTAGAGATATTAAAGATAAAGAAAAATGCCCAAAAGCAACTTCTTGGCTGTTAGAAAAAGCAAAAGAATTAAATATCCAAAATGAAGCATTAAAACCCTTTGTTCAAGGTAGAGATTTAATAGCTTTAGGATTAAAACCTAGTAAAGAGTTTAAAGAGATTTTAGATTTTGCTTTTGATTTACAAATAGATGAGAATATGGATAAAGAAAATATTTTATTAAGTTTAAGGGATAAATATAATTTATAA
- a CDS encoding mechanosensitive ion channel family protein: MEEYISQAISLTIEYSPKLALAIITLIIGLWVISGVVKVLEKALIASKTDQTLIPFLKSLASWGLKLLLFISVASMVGIATTSFVAVLGAAGLAVGLALQGSLSNFAGGVLLLIFRPYKIGDLIESQGQMGIVKEIQIFNTILTTFQNQTIILPNSAVSSNSIMNITANGTIRVDMEVGISYDSNIDDAKRVILETIAKNDKVLKDPACAVGVNALADSSVNLLVMPWCNTDDYWDVYFGVREDIKKALDANNITIPFPQRDVHIINQ; the protein is encoded by the coding sequence ATGGAAGAATACATATCACAAGCCATTAGTCTTACTATTGAATACTCACCAAAACTTGCCCTTGCAATTATTACTTTAATTATTGGATTATGGGTAATCTCAGGAGTTGTTAAAGTTTTAGAAAAAGCATTAATCGCATCTAAAACAGACCAAACATTAATTCCATTTCTTAAAAGCTTAGCTTCTTGGGGATTAAAACTATTACTATTTATCTCTGTTGCTTCTATGGTAGGAATTGCTACTACTTCATTTGTAGCTGTACTTGGTGCTGCTGGTTTAGCTGTAGGTTTAGCACTTCAAGGTTCATTATCTAACTTTGCTGGAGGAGTTTTATTATTAATCTTCAGACCATATAAAATTGGAGATTTAATTGAATCTCAAGGTCAAATGGGAATAGTAAAAGAGATTCAAATCTTTAATACTATTTTAACTACATTCCAAAATCAAACAATTATCTTACCTAACTCAGCGGTTTCATCTAATTCTATTATGAATATTACTGCAAACGGAACTATTAGAGTTGATATGGAAGTTGGTATTTCATATGATAGTAATATTGATGATGCCAAAAGAGTTATTTTAGAAACAATTGCTAAAAATGACAAGGTTTTAAAAGACCCAGCTTGTGCGGTTGGAGTAAATGCATTAGCAGATTCTTCAGTAAATCTACTTGTAATGCCTTGGTGTAATACAGATGATTACTGGGATGTATACTTTGGAGTAAGGGAAGATATTAAAAAAGCTCTTGATGCTAATAATATTACTATTCCATTCCCACAAAGAGATGTTCATATTATTAATCAATAA